The following are encoded in a window of Providencia rettgeri genomic DNA:
- the caiE gene encoding carnitine operon protein CaiE: protein MSFYAFEGVIPVVHPTAYVHPTAVVIGDVIIGEGVFVGPNASLRGDYGRLIIEKGANIQDCCIMHGYSDIETIVHECGHIGHGAILHGCIIGRDALVGMNSVIMDGAIIGEESIVAAMSFVKAGFQGEPRQMLVGSPARLLRQVRDEELHWKQLNTKEYQDLAARYLVGLQETQPLTEIEINRPKLFGTTDVKPKGQ from the coding sequence TTGAGTTTTTACGCTTTTGAAGGGGTGATCCCAGTTGTTCACCCTACCGCATATGTACATCCAACCGCGGTAGTGATCGGTGATGTTATTATCGGTGAAGGAGTGTTTGTTGGGCCTAACGCCTCTTTACGTGGGGACTATGGTCGTTTGATCATAGAAAAAGGCGCGAATATTCAGGATTGCTGCATTATGCATGGCTATAGTGATATAGAAACTATTGTCCATGAATGTGGACACATAGGGCACGGTGCTATCTTACACGGATGCATTATTGGTCGTGATGCTTTAGTCGGCATGAATAGTGTGATCATGGATGGTGCTATCATTGGTGAAGAAAGTATTGTTGCGGCGATGAGCTTTGTTAAAGCTGGCTTTCAAGGCGAACCACGGCAAATGTTGGTGGGGAGCCCTGCAAGGCTTCTTCGTCAAGTCAGGGATGAAGAATTACATTGGAAGCAATTAAATACAAAAGAGTATCAAGACCTTGCAGCACGTTATCTTGTTGGATTGCAAGAGACACAACCTTTGACCGAAATTGAAATTAATCGGCCTAAGCTGTTTGGTACCACAGATGTGAAGCCAAAAGGGCAATAG
- the caiF gene encoding carnitine metabolism transcriptional regulator CaiF gives MCGKYTNEPLYLSIAHWVMKQGRWTTAREISNNFDIPHPNAVNIVSYILSDVAEIQCEVKMIPNKLSGRGCQCQRLIKVNKIDNQLYARLRNHQSEKVTLDAPVKATSMPPSELNREQKWQWMLSKAQRR, from the coding sequence ATGTGTGGAAAATATACTAACGAACCATTGTATTTATCCATTGCACATTGGGTAATGAAGCAAGGTCGTTGGACAACCGCCAGAGAAATATCCAATAATTTTGATATTCCGCATCCTAATGCTGTCAATATTGTTTCTTATATTCTATCGGATGTGGCTGAGATCCAGTGTGAAGTTAAAATGATCCCTAATAAATTATCGGGACGCGGATGCCAATGCCAACGCTTAATTAAAGTCAATAAAATTGATAACCAACTTTACGCTCGTTTAAGAAACCACCAATCGGAAAAAGTAACCCTTGATGCCCCTGTTAAAGCGACCTCAATGCCACCGAGCGAGCTAAATAGAGAGCAAAAATGGCAATGGATGTTATCCAAAGCACAACGCCGTTAA
- the dxs gene encoding 1-deoxy-D-xylulose-5-phosphate synthase, whose product MSIDIAKYPTLALAETPDELRLLPKESLPKLCDELRQFLLSSVSRSSGHFASGLGAVELTVALHYVYKTPFDNLVWDVGHQAYPHKILTGRRDRIDTIRQKNGLHPFPWRDESEYDILSVGHSSTSISAGLGMAIAAEKEKRNRKTVCVIGDGAITAGMAFEAMNHAGDAAPDMLVILNDNEMSISENVGALNNHLAHLLSGKLYTTLREGGKKVFSNMPPIKELLKKTEEHIKGMVVPGTMFEELGFNYIGPVDGHDVVALTQTLKNMRDLKGPQFLHVMTKKGRGYEPAEKDPISWHAVPKFDPSTFTLPKSKETGPTFSKIFGDWLCEEAKNDGKLMAITPAMREGSGMVRFSKEFPDQYFDVAIAEQHAVTFAAGLAIGGYKPIVAIYSTFLQRGYDQVIHDIAIQKLPVMFAIDRAGIVGADGQTHQGSFDISFLRCIPTMVIMAPSDENECRQMLHTGYHYNDGPSAIRYPRGTGIGAVLQPLAPLPIGKGVIRRQGEKVAILCFGTLLSHALEAAEQLNATVVDMRFVKPLDEALILEMANHHDVLVTLEENAVMGGAGSGVNEFLMHEKKIIPILNLGLPDEFIPQGSQEELIADLGLDAKGIVNSITSYLNK is encoded by the coding sequence ATGAGTATTGATATCGCTAAATATCCAACGCTAGCATTGGCAGAAACGCCCGATGAGCTTCGTCTGCTGCCCAAAGAAAGCTTGCCTAAGCTTTGTGATGAACTCAGACAATTTCTGCTGAGTAGCGTGAGTCGTTCTAGCGGTCACTTTGCCTCTGGTCTCGGCGCAGTTGAATTAACTGTTGCCTTGCATTATGTCTATAAAACACCGTTCGATAATTTAGTGTGGGATGTCGGTCACCAAGCGTATCCCCACAAAATTTTAACTGGTCGCCGTGACCGAATTGATACTATTCGCCAAAAAAATGGATTGCATCCATTCCCTTGGCGCGATGAGAGTGAATATGACATTTTAAGCGTTGGCCATTCTTCTACCTCCATCAGTGCCGGTTTAGGTATGGCTATTGCGGCAGAAAAAGAGAAAAGAAATCGTAAAACCGTTTGTGTCATTGGTGATGGGGCAATCACTGCGGGGATGGCATTTGAAGCCATGAACCACGCGGGAGATGCAGCACCCGATATGTTAGTGATCCTCAACGATAATGAGATGTCGATTTCAGAAAATGTTGGGGCGCTAAATAACCACTTAGCTCACTTACTTTCTGGCAAGCTATACACCACATTACGTGAAGGTGGCAAAAAAGTATTCTCTAACATGCCACCCATTAAAGAATTACTGAAAAAAACCGAAGAACACATCAAGGGCATGGTGGTTCCTGGCACCATGTTTGAAGAACTTGGCTTCAACTATATTGGACCTGTTGATGGGCACGATGTTGTGGCACTCACCCAAACGTTGAAAAATATGCGCGACTTAAAGGGACCGCAATTCCTGCACGTTATGACCAAAAAAGGTCGTGGTTATGAACCTGCGGAAAAAGATCCCATTAGCTGGCACGCAGTCCCTAAATTTGACCCAAGCACTTTTACACTACCAAAGAGCAAAGAAACGGGCCCAACATTCTCCAAAATTTTTGGTGACTGGTTATGCGAAGAAGCAAAAAATGATGGCAAGTTAATGGCTATCACCCCTGCGATGCGCGAAGGCTCTGGGATGGTGCGTTTTTCAAAAGAGTTTCCCGACCAATACTTTGACGTGGCAATTGCTGAACAGCATGCTGTCACCTTTGCAGCAGGTTTAGCGATTGGCGGTTATAAACCGATTGTGGCTATTTACTCAACGTTTTTACAGCGTGGTTATGATCAGGTTATTCATGATATCGCGATCCAAAAGCTCCCCGTGATGTTTGCTATTGATCGCGCAGGGATAGTGGGTGCTGATGGGCAAACCCACCAAGGTTCATTTGATATTTCATTCTTACGCTGTATTCCAACCATGGTTATTATGGCACCAAGTGATGAAAATGAATGCCGTCAAATGCTACATACTGGCTACCATTACAATGATGGCCCAAGCGCCATTCGCTACCCTCGTGGTACAGGAATAGGCGCAGTATTACAACCTTTGGCACCATTACCCATTGGTAAAGGTGTGATCCGTCGCCAAGGGGAAAAAGTGGCAATCCTGTGCTTCGGTACTTTACTCAGCCACGCCCTTGAAGCGGCTGAGCAGCTAAATGCAACCGTTGTTGATATGCGCTTTGTAAAACCGTTGGATGAGGCGTTAATCCTTGAAATGGCAAATCACCATGATGTGCTAGTGACCCTTGAAGAAAATGCCGTTATGGGGGGAGCAGGAAGTGGTGTAAATGAGTTTCTCATGCATGAGAAGAAAATCATTCCTATTTTAAACCTCGGTTTACCTGATGAATTTATCCCCCAAGGTAGCCAAGAAGAGTTGATTGCTGACCTTGGGTTAGATGCAAAAGGGATTGTAAACTCAATCACAAGCTATCTGAACAAATAA
- the ispA gene encoding (2E,6E)-farnesyl diphosphate synthase: protein MSEQLPDSFALQQKHAYNRVNQYLLDTLNALPFADLPLANAMRYGALLGGKRLRPFLTYAVGSMLGVSEESLDAPASAVECIHAYSLIHDDLPAMDDDDLRRGQPTCHIKYGEGNAILAGDALQTLAFQLLASAKMPGVSDKDRIAMIAELAYASGLAGMCGGQALDLDAEGKCVDLASLERIHQHKTGALIRAAIRLGAYAAGNKGHQLLPALDKYAESIGLAFQVQDDILDVIGDSAITGKRQGADAEHEKSTYPSLLGLEAAQQKARELYHAAIDALETIQSHGYNIDMLSALANFIIERKS from the coding sequence ATGTCTGAACAACTTCCAGATAGCTTCGCGCTGCAACAAAAACACGCCTACAACAGAGTTAACCAATACCTATTAGACACGCTTAATGCGCTGCCCTTTGCGGATCTTCCGTTAGCCAATGCCATGCGTTACGGTGCATTATTAGGTGGAAAACGTTTACGTCCCTTTTTAACCTATGCTGTTGGTTCTATGCTAGGTGTTAGTGAAGAAAGCCTTGATGCTCCTGCATCCGCAGTGGAATGTATCCATGCCTATTCACTGATCCATGACGATTTACCGGCCATGGATGATGATGATTTACGTCGCGGTCAACCCACTTGCCATATTAAGTATGGTGAAGGAAATGCTATTTTAGCTGGTGACGCCTTACAAACCCTCGCATTTCAGTTACTTGCTTCAGCGAAAATGCCAGGGGTTTCTGATAAAGACCGTATTGCGATGATAGCCGAATTGGCCTACGCCAGTGGTCTCGCTGGTATGTGTGGTGGGCAAGCTCTTGATTTAGATGCAGAAGGTAAGTGTGTTGACCTCGCTTCATTAGAACGTATTCATCAACACAAAACCGGGGCGCTCATTCGTGCGGCGATCCGCCTTGGAGCATATGCTGCGGGTAATAAAGGGCATCAGTTATTGCCAGCATTGGATAAATACGCCGAATCTATTGGGCTTGCCTTTCAAGTTCAAGACGATATCCTAGACGTCATTGGGGACAGTGCTATCACGGGCAAACGCCAAGGCGCAGATGCAGAACACGAAAAAAGCACTTATCCATCTCTACTTGGCCTTGAGGCTGCACAACAAAAAGCGCGTGAGCTATATCATGCTGCGATAGACGCTTTAGAGACGATCCAATCCCACGGGTATAATATAGATATGCTAAGTGCTTTAGCTAATTTTATTATTGAGCGTAAAAGCTGA
- the xseB gene encoding exodeoxyribonuclease VII small subunit, giving the protein MAKEKSQQVPTVSFENSLKELEQIVARLESGDLPLEDALNEFERGVQIAKQGQKVLQQAEQRVQILLSDDENTPLADFSPDTE; this is encoded by the coding sequence ATGGCTAAAGAAAAATCTCAGCAAGTTCCAACCGTTAGTTTCGAAAATTCACTTAAAGAGCTGGAGCAGATTGTCGCTCGTCTCGAATCCGGCGATCTCCCATTAGAAGATGCACTCAATGAATTCGAACGTGGTGTTCAAATCGCCAAACAAGGTCAAAAAGTGCTGCAACAAGCCGAGCAGCGTGTACAAATCTTGCTTAGTGATGATGAAAATACCCCCCTTGCTGATTTTTCACCTGATACTGAATAA
- the thiI gene encoding tRNA uracil 4-sulfurtransferase ThiI → MKFIIKLFPEITIKSQTVRLRFIKILTSNIRNVLKPLGEEISVVRNWDNIEVRVKGETKHDEICDMLGRIPGIHHILEVEEKPFTSLHHIFEMTLEAYGASLENKTFCVRVKRRGKHEFSSIEAERYIGGGLNQHIASAKVKLKDPDTTVHLEIEDDKLILVKRRIEGIGGFPIGTQEDVLSLISGGFDSGVSSYMLMRRGCRVHYCFFNLGGAAHEIGVKQVAHYLWNRFGSSHKVRFIAVNFEPVVAEILEKVDDGQMGVVLKRMMVRAASKVAERYGVQAIVTGEALGQVSSQTLTNLRLIDNASDTLILRPLISHDKEHIIKLARQIGTEDFAKTMPEYCGVISKSPTVKAVKARIEEEEANFDFSILESVVEQAQNIDIRQIAQESLEKVPEIEMVSELSIENQVIVDIRSIDEFEDKPLKVEGMEIKHIPFYKLSTQFGDLPKDKTYLLYCDRGVMSRLQALYLKEQGYDNIKVYRP, encoded by the coding sequence ATGAAGTTTATCATTAAGTTATTCCCAGAAATTACCATTAAAAGCCAAACTGTTAGGCTACGTTTCATTAAAATTTTGACCAGCAATATTCGTAACGTGCTTAAGCCGCTTGGCGAAGAAATTTCGGTTGTCCGTAATTGGGATAACATAGAAGTGCGTGTGAAAGGGGAGACGAAGCATGATGAAATTTGTGACATGCTGGGTCGTATTCCTGGTATTCACCACATTCTTGAAGTGGAAGAAAAACCGTTTACCAGTTTGCACCATATTTTTGAAATGACGCTCGAAGCTTATGGTGCGTCATTGGAAAACAAAACGTTCTGTGTACGCGTAAAACGTCGCGGAAAACATGAGTTTTCATCTATTGAAGCCGAGCGCTATATCGGCGGTGGATTAAATCAACATATTGCTTCTGCAAAAGTTAAGCTTAAAGATCCTGATACCACCGTACATTTAGAAATTGAAGATGACAAACTGATCTTAGTTAAACGGCGCATTGAAGGGATTGGTGGTTTTCCTATTGGTACGCAAGAAGATGTTTTATCCTTAATTTCAGGTGGTTTTGACTCGGGTGTTTCCAGCTATATGCTAATGCGTCGTGGCTGTCGTGTGCATTATTGCTTTTTCAATTTAGGGGGTGCTGCCCATGAAATAGGTGTGAAGCAAGTTGCACACTATTTATGGAACCGTTTTGGTAGCTCCCATAAAGTTCGCTTTATTGCCGTTAATTTTGAGCCAGTGGTCGCTGAAATCTTAGAAAAAGTCGACGATGGTCAAATGGGCGTTGTATTAAAACGTATGATGGTACGTGCGGCATCTAAAGTCGCCGAGCGTTATGGCGTGCAAGCGATTGTTACAGGGGAAGCCCTTGGGCAAGTTTCCAGCCAAACTTTAACAAACTTACGTTTGATTGATAATGCGTCTGATACCTTAATATTAAGACCGCTAATTTCTCATGATAAAGAGCATATCATTAAATTAGCTCGCCAAATTGGTACTGAAGACTTCGCGAAAACCATGCCTGAATATTGTGGTGTGATTTCAAAAAGCCCAACAGTGAAAGCTGTCAAAGCACGTATCGAAGAGGAAGAGGCTAACTTTGATTTCAGTATCTTAGAGTCGGTGGTTGAGCAAGCACAAAACATTGATATTCGCCAAATCGCCCAAGAAAGCCTTGAGAAAGTGCCTGAGATTGAAATGGTCAGTGAGCTTTCAATAGAAAACCAAGTCATTGTGGATATTCGCTCTATTGATGAGTTCGAAGATAAGCCTTTAAAAGTTGAAGGTATGGAAATTAAACATATTCCATTTTATAAACTCAGTACACAGTTTGGTGACTTACCAAAAGATAAAACCTACTTATTATATTGTGACCGTGGGGTAATGAGTCGCTTACAAGCGCTATATCTAAAAGAACAAGGTTATGACAATATTAAGGTTTACCGCCCATAA
- the yajL gene encoding protein deglycase YajL, whose amino-acid sequence MTTSVLICIAHGSEEIETATTADLLVRAGIDVTLASVTDDGSLQIIASRGLKITADVPLIKVADEPFDAIVLPGGVTGAETFRDSPLVVEKVRRMHLDGKIVAAICAAPAIVLEHHQLFPLGNMTCYPSMKDKIPASKWVDRRVYFDERVNLLTSQGPATSFDFALKLIELLVGREIASRVAAQLVLPNGINDYLED is encoded by the coding sequence ATGACGACTTCCGTTCTAATTTGCATCGCACATGGTAGTGAAGAAATTGAGACCGCAACTACCGCCGATTTACTGGTTAGAGCAGGTATTGATGTCACTTTAGCCAGCGTAACTGATGACGGCTCATTGCAAATTATAGCCTCGAGAGGGCTAAAAATAACCGCAGATGTCCCATTGATTAAAGTGGCTGATGAGCCTTTTGACGCGATTGTATTACCTGGTGGCGTCACAGGGGCAGAAACGTTTCGTGATAGCCCTCTGGTTGTCGAAAAAGTTCGCCGTATGCATCTGGACGGTAAAATTGTCGCGGCAATCTGTGCTGCGCCTGCCATTGTATTAGAGCACCACCAACTATTTCCTCTTGGTAATATGACCTGCTATCCGTCGATGAAAGATAAAATTCCTGCGAGTAAATGGGTTGATCGCCGAGTTTATTTTGATGAGCGAGTCAATTTGTTAACCAGCCAAGGGCCTGCTACATCCTTCGATTTTGCATTAAAGCTAATTGAATTATTAGTCGGTCGGGAGATCGCCAGTCGTGTCGCTGCGCAGTTAGTTTTACCGAATGGGATCAACGATTATTTAGAGGATTAA
- the panE gene encoding 2-dehydropantoate 2-reductase: protein MKITLIGCGAIGKLWLAALTSQGHETQGWLRVAQPDLFVDVNEPDGRTFRELIPCNNMNHLQTSELVIVCLKAWQVSDALLPLLSNIAEKTPILLLHNGMGTIEELAPLRHPILAGVTTHAAWQENNQVFHVAHGMTHIGAVNSLAQSYYFIADILHEALPDVAWHNHILTTCWRKLVANCAINPLTVEHDCQNGELADHSEQVSRIIDEICQVMAAEGLHTDKIELTEYINGIIESTANNYSSMLQDIRNHRRTEIDYITGFLIKQARAHGISTPENDRLYHLVKNREQQYDDFRSNLHRTW from the coding sequence ATGAAAATAACCCTGATTGGTTGTGGTGCTATCGGTAAGCTTTGGCTTGCTGCACTCACCTCACAAGGCCATGAAACTCAAGGCTGGCTGCGTGTCGCTCAGCCTGATTTATTTGTCGATGTGAATGAGCCTGATGGTCGCACCTTTCGAGAACTTATTCCCTGCAACAATATGAATCACCTACAAACCAGTGAACTGGTCATTGTCTGCTTAAAAGCGTGGCAAGTTTCCGATGCATTATTACCTTTACTCAGCAATATTGCTGAAAAAACACCGATTTTGCTACTCCATAATGGAATGGGGACAATAGAAGAATTGGCACCTTTACGTCACCCAATTTTAGCGGGTGTCACGACCCATGCGGCTTGGCAAGAAAATAACCAAGTTTTTCATGTTGCTCACGGGATGACACATATTGGTGCAGTGAATTCTCTCGCGCAATCCTACTATTTTATTGCTGATATCCTACATGAAGCACTTCCTGACGTTGCTTGGCACAACCACATTTTAACCACCTGTTGGCGAAAATTGGTCGCTAATTGCGCCATCAACCCACTCACGGTAGAACATGATTGTCAAAATGGTGAACTTGCCGACCATTCAGAGCAAGTTTCGCGCATTATTGATGAAATCTGCCAAGTTATGGCTGCGGAAGGGTTACACACCGATAAAATAGAACTGACGGAGTATATTAATGGCATAATCGAAAGTACGGCCAATAATTACTCCTCTATGTTGCAAGATATCCGCAATCATCGCCGCACAGAGATTGATTACATTACAGGCTTTTTAATCAAGCAAGCCAGAGCTCATGGGATCAGTACACCTGAAAATGATCGGCTTTATCATTTAGTCAAAAATAGAGAGCAACAGTATGACGACTTCCGTTCTAATTTGCATCGCACATGGTAG
- a CDS encoding YajQ family cyclic di-GMP-binding protein, whose translation MPSFDIVSEVEMNEVRNAVENAQRELTSRWDFKNVEASFELNDKSESVKITSESDFQVLQLVDILREKMAKRGIDGAVLNVPNDIVHSGKTYSVEVTFKQGIDAATAKKIVKLIKDSKLKVQAQVQGDQVRVTGKARDDLQSVIALVRGGNLGQPFQFNNFRD comes from the coding sequence ATGCCATCATTTGATATTGTGTCTGAAGTTGAAATGAATGAAGTGCGTAACGCGGTTGAGAACGCACAGCGTGAACTGACGAGCCGTTGGGACTTTAAAAACGTTGAAGCCAGTTTTGAGCTCAATGATAAAAGTGAGTCAGTAAAAATAACGAGTGAATCTGATTTCCAAGTGCTTCAATTAGTCGATATTTTAAGGGAAAAAATGGCCAAGCGTGGTATTGATGGCGCAGTGCTTAATGTCCCCAATGATATCGTTCATAGTGGGAAAACTTACAGTGTCGAAGTGACTTTTAAGCAGGGTATTGATGCTGCAACCGCCAAGAAAATCGTTAAGCTGATCAAAGACAGCAAACTCAAAGTTCAGGCACAAGTTCAGGGTGATCAAGTGCGTGTGACAGGTAAAGCACGTGACGATTTACAATCGGTTATCGCGTTAGTTCGCGGTGGTAATTTAGGCCAGCCTTTCCAATTTAATAACTTTCGCGATTAA
- a CDS encoding MFS transporter, which produces MNDNKMTSSELRSTWGLGSVFSLRMLGMFMVLPILTSYGMHLQGANEFLVGVAIGIYGLSQALFQVPFGLMSDKIGRKPLIVIGLIIFIIGSIVAALSDSIWGIIIGRALQGAGAISAAVMALLSDLTREQNRTKAMAFLGISFGLTFAIALVLGPIITHLIGLNGLFWGIALLAAGAIALTILVVPNANTHVLNRESAFVQSNLKTVLTQPQLLKLNIGILCLHTLLMSSFVALPLIMTKAGFLAQDHWKAYLVTMLISFVAVLPFIIYAEKYRKMKQVFLFCIALLAIAEITLWLSGNQLWVIILGLQLFFIGFNIMEAILPSLISKEAPAGYKGTAMGVYSTSQFLGVALGGIVGGWLYNFEGANTVFIGGLILTILWFVVSLTMKQPPYVSSIRIELPAHMQNMRALEQMLRAQNGVMEALVVDEELSAYVKVDRKVINREQLEAMIRNIP; this is translated from the coding sequence ATGAATGATAATAAAATGACATCCTCAGAGCTCAGATCCACTTGGGGGCTAGGTTCTGTATTCTCCTTGCGAATGCTTGGAATGTTTATGGTTTTACCTATTTTAACCAGCTACGGAATGCACTTACAGGGCGCAAATGAATTTTTAGTGGGTGTTGCCATTGGCATTTATGGGCTTAGCCAAGCGCTTTTTCAAGTTCCTTTTGGTCTGATGTCTGACAAAATCGGTCGTAAGCCTCTCATTGTTATCGGTTTAATCATTTTTATTATCGGTAGTATCGTTGCCGCGCTCAGTGACTCCATTTGGGGAATTATTATTGGTCGAGCACTGCAAGGGGCTGGGGCAATATCAGCTGCGGTGATGGCATTGCTATCCGATTTAACGCGTGAACAAAACCGTACTAAGGCGATGGCATTTCTTGGGATCAGCTTTGGATTAACTTTTGCGATTGCGCTCGTTTTAGGCCCAATTATTACTCATCTTATTGGTCTAAATGGTTTATTTTGGGGGATAGCTCTACTTGCGGCAGGTGCTATTGCATTAACTATTTTGGTTGTGCCAAACGCCAACACTCACGTATTAAACCGTGAGTCCGCTTTTGTACAAAGCAATTTAAAAACCGTTTTAACTCAGCCTCAATTACTCAAATTAAATATCGGTATCTTATGCTTGCATACTTTGCTGATGTCGAGCTTTGTTGCCTTACCCCTTATCATGACAAAAGCCGGTTTTCTCGCGCAAGATCACTGGAAAGCCTATTTAGTGACTATGTTAATTTCCTTTGTCGCTGTTTTGCCTTTTATTATTTATGCCGAAAAATACCGCAAAATGAAGCAGGTCTTCCTATTTTGCATCGCACTGTTAGCTATCGCAGAGATCACGTTATGGTTATCAGGTAATCAATTGTGGGTCATCATCCTTGGGCTACAGCTCTTTTTTATTGGCTTCAATATAATGGAAGCTATTTTGCCATCGTTAATCAGCAAAGAGGCCCCCGCAGGCTACAAAGGGACGGCGATGGGGGTGTATTCCACTAGTCAATTTCTTGGTGTTGCACTAGGAGGAATTGTCGGTGGATGGTTATATAACTTTGAAGGGGCAAATACCGTTTTTATTGGGGGCTTGATCCTGACAATTCTGTGGTTTGTCGTTAGCTTAACCATGAAACAACCGCCATATGTCAGCAGCATCCGCATCGAGTTACCTGCACACATGCAAAATATGCGCGCTTTAGAACAAATGCTGCGTGCGCAAAACGGGGTGATGGAAGCGTTAGTTGTTGACGAAGAATTAAGTGCTTACGTTAAAGTGGATCGGAAAGTGATTAACCGAGAACAACTTGAAGCCATGATCCGTAATATCCCATAG
- the cyoE gene encoding heme o synthase: MFKQYLQVTKPGIIFGNLISVIGGFLLASKGSIDYPLFVATLLGVSLVVASGCVFNNYIDRDIDRIMERTKNRPLVKGLIDPKVSLIYAAALGIAGMVLLLVAANALAMLLAVIGFIVYVGVYSLYMKRKSVYGTLIGSLSGAAPPVIGYCAVTNEFDTGALILLLIFSLWQMPHSYAIAIFRFKDYKAANIPVLPVIKGISVAKTHIFLYILAFMVATLMLAISGYAGYKYLVVGAAVSLWWLGMAISGFKTENDDRVWARKLFIFSIVAITSLSVMMSVDPTVSSDTVIALVR, translated from the coding sequence ATGTTTAAGCAATACCTGCAAGTGACCAAACCAGGAATTATATTCGGAAACTTGATTTCTGTGATCGGCGGTTTTCTTTTGGCTTCAAAAGGGTCAATTGATTACCCGCTGTTCGTTGCGACTTTGCTGGGTGTATCACTGGTCGTGGCTTCTGGTTGTGTTTTTAACAACTACATCGACCGTGATATCGACCGTATCATGGAAAGAACTAAGAATCGCCCTTTAGTGAAAGGGCTGATTGACCCGAAAGTTAGCCTGATTTACGCCGCTGCATTAGGTATTGCTGGTATGGTGCTGCTACTCGTAGCAGCCAATGCCTTGGCAATGCTACTTGCAGTTATCGGTTTCATTGTTTATGTGGGTGTTTATAGCCTGTATATGAAACGTAAGTCAGTCTATGGCACGCTAATTGGCAGCCTATCTGGCGCAGCGCCACCGGTTATCGGCTACTGTGCTGTCACCAACGAATTCGATACCGGGGCGCTGATCCTGCTATTGATTTTCAGTTTGTGGCAGATGCCTCACTCGTATGCCATTGCCATTTTTCGCTTTAAGGATTACAAAGCCGCCAACATTCCTGTGTTGCCGGTGATTAAAGGGATCTCTGTCGCTAAGACACATATTTTCCTGTACATCCTTGCGTTTATGGTTGCAACGTTAATGTTGGCTATCAGCGGATACGCAGGCTATAAGTATTTGGTCGTGGGCGCAGCAGTTAGTTTGTGGTGGCTGGGTATGGCGATTTCAGGTTTTAAAACTGAAAACGACGACCGAGTTTGGGCAAGAAAACTGTTCATTTTCTCAATCGTCGCAATTACGTCATTGAGTGTAATGATGTCAGTTGACCCAACAGTTTCAAGCGATACTGTTATAGCGCTCGTCAGATAG
- a CDS encoding cytochrome o ubiquinol oxidase subunit IV produces MSHAKDAHTGASHGSVKTYLIGFILSVILTVIPFWMVMEGTASTSTILWTVVGMAVVQILVHLVCFLHMNTSSDERWNLVAFLFTMLIVGIVVVGSLWIMYNLNINMMLD; encoded by the coding sequence ATGAGTCATGCAAAAGATGCTCACACTGGAGCAAGCCACGGTAGCGTTAAGACATACCTGATTGGCTTTATTCTGTCAGTCATCCTTACGGTTATTCCGTTTTGGATGGTGATGGAAGGCACAGCGTCAACTTCAACCATTCTTTGGACTGTTGTTGGCATGGCAGTCGTGCAAATCTTGGTTCACTTAGTATGTTTCTTACATATGAATACCTCATCTGATGAGCGTTGGAACTTGGTTGCATTCCTGTTCACTATGCTTATTGTCGGCATCGTCGTTGTCGGCTCGCTGTGGATTATGTACAACCTGAACATCAATATGATGCTCGACTAA